The genomic window AAGGAAAGGATACCGTAAGCAACAGAATTATCTTCATCCTTTGGCCGGATCGTTAATAATATCGTCATATGGGTCCCGTTTTCGCGATCTCTCTTCGTAAATAAAACGGTTAAAGGACGAATAATCTCATATGTGTAATACACATATTTCGGGTTTCCAGACCCATCGGGATCAGGCTGGTAGATAGCAATTTCGTCTGAATAAATTCGGCTCCCCTCTTTATGGACATAGTAATCCTGAATTTCACGATGAGTTTCTGTGCCAAGGAATCCTTGGTGGACAACCGCTAAGTGACCGACATCAAGGAAATTTTCTACGATGCGAGGCGGTTTAGCGTTTACTTCCTGCGGTCCCCAAATAACATTACGATAATTAGTTCCTTCCATCTCTTTATAATAGAAAAAATCAGGATTATTATTAGCAAGATTCACCCAGATAAAACCATACTTTTCTTGACATGCATATTTAATCGCTTTTGCTTTTTTTGGAATAGCACGCTCCTTAGGAAGCTGCGGGATCTTGACACAATCTCCATCATGATGAAATTCCCACGCATGATAAGGACAAACTAGGCAGTCATTCTTCACTTCGCCCAATGATAAAGCAGCCCCTCTATGAATGCATAAATCCTTAAATGCATGAACCCCTTCACTATTTCTAAAAATAACTAGCCGCTCTCCCATTAAGACCACTTGGATTGGCTTTTCTTTCACATCAACAGAACGACAAGCTACAATCCAATCTTCTAACAAAACTTTATCTTGTATCATGTTAGTCTCCTTTATCACGTTTTTTCTATTTTCATTGTAATAAGATTATTATCTTCGGTCAATATAAAATACGAACGTATTTAAAAAAAATTAAAAAAATGTTCGTTTTTTATATACAAACGATTTGATTTTTAATATAATCCACTTGAAAACATGAAAAACACAGATAATCAAGGAGGAATTCTGTTGGATAGGAAACCAGAAAATGGGATTATCATCGGAGTAGATGATAAAATTAGTTATGGCAAGGCACTCCTTCTTGGAGCACAGCACGTGTTAGCTATGGATTTGTATATTGCACCAATCATCATCGCAGGACTTTTATCTTTAGGAACTGAAAATACGTCATTCTTTATTCAAATGTGTTTTCTGGCAACAGGGCTTGCTACTTTAATTCAGACAGGTGCAGGAATTAAGCTGCCAGTTGTACAAGGTCCTTCCTATGTACCGATTGGAGCCATTGCAGCTATTGGGGGAAAGCTTGGTTTAGGGGCTATTGCAGGAAGTCTTATTCCAGGAGCACTGATTATTGCGCTTCTAGGATATCCAATGAAATGGTTTGCAAAGGTTGTCAAAAGAGTCATTCCCCCTCTTGTCGGAGGAACCGTTATTATTATTGTTGGGATTGCCTTAATGCCTGTCGGAATAAATAATATCTATATTGCACCTGGTAATGTAGGTGACAACATAATCGTTGCTGCAGTTTCTGCAGGCGTACTGATCGTTTGTATGCTTCTTGGCCGCAAAGTGAACGGAGTAGGAACCTTTTTCCGCTTGGTTTCTGTGTTAATTGCCATAGTTGCCGGAACTGCAACTGCTAGTTTTTTTGGTACTGTTGATTTCTCCCCTGTTAAGGAGGCAGCTTGGTTCTCATTGCCATCATTTCTTCCTTTTGGAAAACCGATTTTTAATGTAAGTGCTATTATTACAATGGTTTTAGTTTATTTTATTATTTTAATCGAAACGACTGGAACTTGGTTTGTCGTTTCTACCGTTACTGGAAAAGAGCTTGATGAGAAGCGTTTAAACCGTGCATCTGTTGGTGAAGGTCTAGGATGCTTTGTTGGTGCCCTGTTTGGAAGCACGCCAATGACTGGTTACTCATCTAATGCGGGACTTCTTGCTATCACGGGTGTTGCAAGCAGATTAGCAATTATGGCCAGTGGTTTCATCCTTGTATGTTTAGGACTTGTACCGAAGCTATCAACTGCCATCACATGCATCCCTGAACCTGTTATAAACGGGATATTCGGGATTGTCTGTGTCGCCATAGTGACAAATGGAATGAAGGTAATCCAGCCAATTATTATTGATGACCGCAATATGATGATTATTGGGATTCCAATTCTTTTAACTCTAGCTGTTACTGTTTTGCCAAAAGAAGTTCTATATAGTGCACCTGAATGGGCAACGTATATCTTATCCTCTGGAATTACAGTTGGCGCACTTGCCACTGTTATATTGAATTTAGTCATTCCGTCCGGAGAAAAAAAATCTGCTGCTGAACCAGTAAGTGAGATAACCGATACTCCATAAAAAGAGAAGTTTATTTTGAAGGAACTAATTTTAAAATTAGTTCCTTTTTTTGTATCCATGTTAGTGTTTTCGCTCGGTTTTTTTCAATACAAAGCCCTTCTAGGAATCTCTTTCATTGACTTTACTTCCTATACAAGATACATTCTATATATAGTATATTCAAATAATCAAATATACTAAAATAAAAATATATGAAAAAGGGATGGTTATGCAGCGGAAATCATTTTTTACTGGGAGATATGAGGGTTATTCTTTTCGAGGATTTCAA from Bacillus sp. DTU_2020_1000418_1_SI_GHA_SEK_038 includes these protein-coding regions:
- a CDS encoding aromatic ring-hydroxylating dioxygenase subunit alpha; this translates as MIQDKVLLEDWIVACRSVDVKEKPIQVVLMGERLVIFRNSEGVHAFKDLCIHRGAALSLGEVKNDCLVCPYHAWEFHHDGDCVKIPQLPKERAIPKKAKAIKYACQEKYGFIWVNLANNNPDFFYYKEMEGTNYRNVIWGPQEVNAKPPRIVENFLDVGHLAVVHQGFLGTETHREIQDYYVHKEGSRIYSDEIAIYQPDPDGSGNPKYVYYTYEIIRPLTVLFTKRDRENGTHMTILLTIRPKDEDNSVAYGILSFDYETGLKDEEIIKFQDEIFLQDKPVVENQKPEELPLDLQVELSLVCDRMSIAYRQYLKELGVVLGTN
- a CDS encoding nucleobase:cation symporter-2 family protein, which produces MDRKPENGIIIGVDDKISYGKALLLGAQHVLAMDLYIAPIIIAGLLSLGTENTSFFIQMCFLATGLATLIQTGAGIKLPVVQGPSYVPIGAIAAIGGKLGLGAIAGSLIPGALIIALLGYPMKWFAKVVKRVIPPLVGGTVIIIVGIALMPVGINNIYIAPGNVGDNIIVAAVSAGVLIVCMLLGRKVNGVGTFFRLVSVLIAIVAGTATASFFGTVDFSPVKEAAWFSLPSFLPFGKPIFNVSAIITMVLVYFIILIETTGTWFVVSTVTGKELDEKRLNRASVGEGLGCFVGALFGSTPMTGYSSNAGLLAITGVASRLAIMASGFILVCLGLVPKLSTAITCIPEPVINGIFGIVCVAIVTNGMKVIQPIIIDDRNMMIIGIPILLTLAVTVLPKEVLYSAPEWATYILSSGITVGALATVILNLVIPSGEKKSAAEPVSEITDTP